One genomic segment of Labrus bergylta chromosome 17, fLabBer1.1, whole genome shotgun sequence includes these proteins:
- the tmem150c gene encoding transmembrane protein 150C, which yields MFGFSPWALLPPVYSGLTAAGLWVVYFVAVYDEKIVPLGTKYRRNGSSYPPYISIAGNFPPASSIFSEVMNLAAFLGFIIAFLRYLQLKHKINKHLNVVTLLAFTFGCFGMTLLGNFRIFTDEIIHNLGTFMTFGLGTLFCWLQSFITLRVDLKNEGRKTGIMRFLLSGIITVCMILYFSLISQRLHGEAAQSQWALVMFFLIFLSTFGIDFRHNRFDLVCTDNCGRPENHSEMLPDVSRYRPEEL from the exons ATGTTTGGGTTCAGTCCCTGGGCTCTGCTGCCTCCTGTGTACTCAGGTCTCACTGCTGCTGGACTGTGGGTGGT aTATTTTGTGGCTGTCTATGATGAGAAGATAGTCCCTCTGGGTACAAAGTACAG gcgAAATGGATCATCGTATCCTCCTTACATTAG TATTGCGGGGAATTTTCCTCCAGCCAGCAGCATCTTCAGCGAGGTCATGAACTTGGCTGCgtttcttg GGTTCATTATTGCTTTCCTCAGATACCTTCaactgaaacacaaaataaacaaacacctGAACGTTGTCACTCTGCTGGCTTTTACTTTTGGCTGTTTTGGGATGACACTCCTGGGAAACTTCAGg ATATTTACAGACGAGATTATCCACAACCTCGGCACCTTCATGACGTTCGGCCTGGGAACGTTGTTCTGCTGGCTTCAGTCTTTCATCACTCTGAGAGTTGATTTAAAGAACGAGGGGAGGAAGACTGGAATCATGCGTTTCCTGTTGTCTGGAATCATCACAGTCTGCATGATACTGT ATTTCTCCCTGATCTCTCAGCGTCTCCACGGGGAGGCAGCTCAGAGCCAGTGGGCGCTCGTCATgttcttcctcatcttcctcagcaCTTTTGGCATCGACTTTCGCCACAACCGCTTTGACCTTGTGTGCACGGATAACTGTGGTCGTCCAGAAAATCACTCAGAGATGCTCCCAGACGTGTCTAGATACCGGCCAGAAGAACTGTAG